The genomic stretch CCCAAACTTGGAAGGAACTTATGTTTCTTCTCATTCTGATCCGACATTTGACTGCAGGTTGCAGAATCACTTTCATTGTAGGATGGAATTGCAATGTTGTATCCAGTCGTATTTCACATATAATCTGTTAGTGTAGGATGCAATATATGCTCAGCACCACATTGGCGGGGGCCCCCCATGCATTCCTCAATAAAAATCCAAGTTGGGCAAAAAGCCAAGGCACACGACTCCACTTCAAGATGTAATTTTAACCTTTATTATTGTCAACCAACTAATGTCAAAGGTGGAGCCCCCTACTCTCACCTGATGGCAGATGTGAAGGGAGGAGGAGAAAGATCATGCACGTTGGGTTTGTATATGCATAATCCTTTTTCCTCTCTGGCAGCGGCCTATTCCTCTCCACCTTGAAAGCACATGCATCAGTTCCCGCATTTGCACATAAAAAACTCCATAAATGATCCACTGTAAAACGGGTGCCCTTCTCAAATGttatgatttatttttcttaAGACGTTGTGCTCCTCCTTCCATATCCTCATTTCTGATACCACCACATGGGTTTCAATAAGACAACATTTTACTATGAATctgctttattaaaaatattccagATGATGTTTGGTAATGACAGACATTTGGTGAAGGTTTATAAACTGTTTGCGTTATGACAAGGAAACGTGATAAGTTTAACTGATAAAGTACACATGGATATTGTGAAGACTACACGTTTAAGGTGTACAGTGTCATACTTGAAATTACCGCTACATGTGCAGCCTGTTCACAGCACTTGGCATCTTCATGGATCTAAAACACTGTTACATGAAACAAGTCCCataattctgccatttaccagcagCCATGAGATTCCTAGGTTCTAGCATTCTATTTATGCTAGACACAGCAGGTGTAGTTTACTCCATGATATCATGCGTCATTTCCATCTATTGCCTCTAACTTTCATAATTCCTTTAGCAGCCTCTGCTATATGCAGGATATCACAGTATGCATTCATTGATTCTGCTAGATTGGACATGATACTTTATTGGAATGATTGTGCAAATTACATTTAAGAAGCACTCTGGTATTCTAGCAGCGACATTTGCTACATCCTAACCAAGTTACATTTTGAACCTTTTCATTATGGGAATTCAGTGTCTCACTGTTGCTGACTTCCTGTAAACTACAGGATGACATCACCAATCAAATCCCTTCTGGTAGCTCTCAGGCCCCTCCTTTCCTCTGTATTCTGTCATTATTTACTACATCTGTGTTAGGTGTAAATAAAATGGTCGAAATGCAGGccagctaggaagctggcttacatttagactggtgctggatgtgCCAAAATTATGTAGAGTTCTGCGCCTCTTCAtcacttcggcggatccaccaccagatataggggttattaatacCGGCATCTAAATATATATTAGATAAAAGaatacagtgattagctgcagttaCATAATCCTCTTGACTCACACTGGCtctgtactatctgtgtgtgctgactctccagtgAAATGTAGCTTTAAACTGGCCTCCTGCATGTAAGATCTGTCAGGGCAGAAAGGTAATAGCAGTTGTGTCACTAATCTGTCATGGCTGCCCTGAGAAGGCGCAGTGTGGTGAGACTACGCCCCCTGTCTGCAAAGCCAGGTATGATGGGAAATGCGTCATGGATTAGGAAAACCATATATGAGGGGAGAAGGATTCAAGATTGCTGCCAACCCACAATTTACACATCAAATTAAAGCAGGTTTGTACAGGAATACACAAAAACCTCTATCTTATTCTTTAAAAATGGCCGATCCCGCACTATATaggcaaagagaaaaaaaatcccgGAGTGCTTCTGTAATAGCCACACTCATCCATACGTTGTTAAAATGCCAATTGTAAAACACTTCTCTAGCATTATGTACTGGAAACCATATTCAAAGAACAGAATTGCATCTTTTAACTTGTGTCGGGTGCACATTCTCAGCATGATTGAAGAGCTTACATACAGCATGACCACGAAGGAGAAATAACCATTATGCATGAAAAAGGCAGGCTTGTGGGAAGATGTTGTAGGCTATGGCCTATAGTCTTTTTTTGCAATAATAGCTGTATAATGAGTGGGATTTACCTGTGTACAATAATATGTCAAAGAAATGACAACAGAAACTACAATCAGAttgaaataaaaacatttaaatggAGTAGCCCAACCAGGAGGGCCATGGTTTGCACTGGATGGAAGTAAAACGGTCCTGTAGAATGCTGTCGACTAGCGGGGAAGAATAAACCTGAGATTTGCCTTCTGAGCTTTTGGTAATTACAACTTGGCTTGAGCGGCAAGTTTCAGCTGAAGGTTCTCAGCTAGTTTGTCCAGGAATTCAAAAGTATTCAAGTAGTCACTTCGCTGTACACTAAAATAAAGAGAACCAGTTAGCCATTTATAACAAATGCATATCCAAAAAACCGATGGAGCCCTAAGGCACAGGGTACTTACTTAGGTAGACCTTTAATACAAGCAGCAAGATCTTTAGTCATGAAGCCAGCTTCTATTGTCTCAATGCACACTTCCTCTAATGCTGTGGCAAAGTTTTTCAGTTCATTGTTGTGATCCAGCTTAGCCCTATGTTCCAGACCCCGGGTCCAGGCAAAGATGGAAGCTAGAACAGACAAAGTAAACCTTCATATATCTAGTCGTGTGTAACACTGGAGTGTTAGTCTGCCGCTGCTTATGATCCTCCTTACTTTGGGTCTTCTGTCTATTAGTGGGGATTTTGTCCCTAGGCAtatgtgccaggacagatccgtttggcaagcagcgttttggtgtccgtctccaaagtggaatggaggctaaactgatgcgttctgagtagatccttttccgttcagaatgcattagggtaaaactgatccgttttggaccgcttgtgagagcccatgacggatctcacaaactaaaagccaaaacacgagtgtgaaagtagactaagctgGTCAAAAATGTTCCGTTTAAATAGTCAaccgccaccagccatatgttctcttagaagctgtggcagttacagggagagctgCTAGGCTGAaggtaatctagcagagcaatcggAGCAGTGAATGAGGAGACCTCTGGACCCATGtgcagtacagggctggttctggctttgttagaaagagattgtcatgtactataggtctgattttcatttttacatcataggataacccctgcAATAAGACTGCAATCACAAATAATGCCTAGGAAAAAAGCTATATAAAATGTCAAGTTATGGGCAATGGCACAtcaaaaaatacccttacaattaaaatattaaaatatttatcccataaacTTCTTGGCACTAGCATCAGATGAGGGAGAGGGAAGGGGGAGAAGACATGGCTGCAGCCATACACCGCGTttctacgtttttttttttacagtttgcaTTTGTGATATAGGACAAGAGGCACAAGAAAAAGAATATGAATATTCTATTACATTTTGTCAGTTGCTCTTTTGATTTGCTTGGATTCTCGTTTACTGTCGCGTTAACTGACAAGGGGCGTGCACAGAGACAACTGCATGCTGGGTAGTCAGATTGCCAAGGCAACGGCCCGACACCTAGTGAGTACTGTGCATGCGTACTGTCAGAATAGGATGCATTTATGGGTGTAGGGCCATTACCTGAAAACCTGACCATCCTGATTGCAGTTGCTTCTCTCCACACCCTATGGAGAGATCAGGAGGGAGAAGACgctcacacaacccctttaaccattcagTACCAAGGCATTTCCTCCTATTAAAGGCTTTTtcagggcttttaatattgatgtctTATCCttgggatatgtcatcaatatccgacTGGCAGGGttccgacacccggaacccccatTGATCAACTGTACGAGGAGACGGCACATGCTCCCTTCTCaccgctgctttgccatagacagctgCAGTGAGCACACTGCGTGGCGTCTCCTAGTACAGCAGATCAGcgtgggtgccgggtgtcggacccccgccgatctgatcttggtgacctatcctgaggacaggtcttcaatattaaaagccccgaTAACCCCTTTGATGACCAGACCCAGTTAAGGAACATTTACTGCATGCAGATGATAGCATTACTATAATAAACCTTATAATAATCCTTGTAAACCTACATTAAATTGCAGTTCTACattacaggggtacaggtgaatcccctggcgGCCCCTGCACTACATACAGCGTCTCAATTAGCCCATGTGCATATTTAACAAACTACCCAGATTTTTATTATAGATGCATATCAGGGGCGGAAGAGACTTCTAGACATGGAAGCATGCCAGCTAGTATCTTCATTTTCTAGGGAGCCGCCTTCATGATGTTGCTGCAGGGACACCATAATCAACTGTCTTCTGCTGTTAGCAGGTCATATTTGCATGCATCTTagcagtgggcccccagaattcaTTTTACTGGTGAGCCCATGAGGAACCCCAGTCTGATGCTGGCTATGGTTCTGCTAAGACCCAACATCTCCGGGACGAATGCATTAAGCAGCAAGAATACAGCACTCAGCTGTGTACGAGGTTATCGAAAAATGTAGGGGGCTTCAACCATGTCCGTCATGTGGCCCCGCACTATAGAGTTATATGAGGGCCAGGAGGCTGGCACTTGTAGACAACGGGTGGTCTGTAAGAGAAGTCCAAACATCAGGAGGTATTGGAGCTCATTAGTATTTCCTGACAAGTAATGTAGCCCTAAGGATCTTGAAGGTAACCTTCGTTATTACAAACATTAATGAACCCCTTTTTCCTGGTCCCCTGACAACTATGTGACTGTGTTGCATCTGCATTTCTTGTGGACCCGCCGACTTCAATGGGTCCttagtctgcattttgcagacaagtaaaGGACAATTTCtacccttttgcagaaatgaaatacggatgcggaaagaACACGGATCAGAGGTGTCTGGCAATAGCTTACTCCCCTCTAAGAGCATACAAATGAGCCGAGTGTGCAAGAGAAGGAGATACTCCGGGAGAATACCCCTTTATTTGACAGTAGTGTTGAGGGAACTTGTGTTTCCAAGTTAGTCGTACAGGTTCGGGTtatctgctaccacggaccataacggccagcatatacttctattatgacggaaggtCTTATCGGCCTCTGTGGTGCACACAGTTATCGTCAGttgtagtggaatccataacgggaagtttgctcaacactatccgactgctattaggcccctttcacgcgagTGACGGATTATgctcagtgaaacttgcaccattttgcaagcaagttcagtcagttttgtctgcggttgcattcagttgttcattttTCTTCTgcgcattttgatgcgttttttacgtgcgcgataaaaaaaaaaaaataataatttaaaaaaaaaaatgaaggtttacaatctcctagcaaccatcagtgaaaaacgcattgcatccgcacttacttccggatgcaatgcgtttttcactgaagccccagtcacttctatggggccagggctgcatgaaaaacacagaacatacaacatgctgcattttttttcatgcaacacagaactgatgtgtgaaaaatgttttaaagaaaattactgattgaaatgaatgggtcaggattcagtgcgggtgcgtggaaaactcgctcatgtaaaaggggccttagaggtacATGGGTACATTAGAGGTGCGTGGTTTAGTAAGACTCAACAGAATTGTGAATTTAGCTGTGGACTCTGAAGAGATTAAATACTTTTATAGAGACCTCCTGTAGAATGTCACTTACCTATAGGATTAGTAGAGGTCTCCTGGCCTTTCTGATGCATCCTGTAGTGACGGGTCACCGTGCCATGTGCCGCTTCTGCTTCTACGGTCTTGCCATCCGGACATATCAGTACACTGGTCATCATCCCCAAAGACCCATAGCCTGCACCAAGACAAATACAATATTAACATGGTAGAACAGGATGGGATCACTACTACATCCAACAAGGTATCTATatagagtttaaaggggttgtgcaagaatgggagaGGGGGGAGTGAGGCCAAccccttacctgctccccacgcCATGCGCCCTCACTGAAAACATCCGGCTTGATGCAGCGTGCAGCCAATCACcgctggtcacatgatgcaaggggttCTTGGCTGCAGGCCGGCAGGAGAAGGAGCCAGCGCTGGGAAGCAGGCAAGTAAGCTTCTCTTCAGGTCTGGCTAAGTGGAGGGGCTCACCCCCACAACCTTTAAAGAAATGGATGAGGATTATAGTTCTGTTAGTGATCTGTTGGTAAATTTTACAAAATGTTCAATTCCCTATACCACTCAACTAAGATTAACATTATATGTACTACATGTTTCTGTGAAATTATTAAAAttgtttgtttaaccccttcccagccTCTGCTATACATGTATACGAGCCACACAAGCATTGTTTTTCAATGATCGTCTCTgcgttcagaaaaaaaaaaaaaataattgcatggTCTGTATTGTCTGCTTTTCACACAGCCCTTGCCCTATAGAAATtattggggctgcgtgaaaaaatgaAGGCATCCGATTTACCATGTGTTACTCTTCAGTTTTTCTTAATGGGCATGAAATGTAAATCTGATGTAAAAtctgaaacactgaacgcaattgcagacatatGTGAAAACACATGCGATTTTCACTTAACAGGCCCTGAGGATTCTGtattgctcatgtgaaagaggcccgaGTCCTCCCTTTATATCTGCAGGgaaatctgacaaaaaaaaaaaactttgtgcaAACCTACCCTAAGACTGCTGACACACAGTGCGGTTCTGACAggcattcaggatgcagttttcaaTTTGGCCAGTTTAGCAGCCTCATTAACCCCTGGTGTTCTGCATTGTGGGAATGATTTAATTCATTTCAGCTAGCTGCAATAAAAACTGCATCCTTAAAGCATGTCAGAACTGCgctgtgtgccagcaccctaaCTCCCCCCCTATTCATTTCTCCAAATGCTCTACGATGTGTCCaagctgctgcagctctctcaccatcacagctcaaggggtgtgtccaagctgctgcagctctctcaccatcacagctcaaggggtgtgtccaagctgctgcagctctctcaccatcacagctcaaggggtgtgtccaagctgctgcagctctctcaccatcacagctcaaggggtgtgtccaagctgctgcagctctctcaccatcacagctcaaggggtgtgtccaagctgctgcagctctctcaccatcacagctcaaggggtgtgtccaagctgctgcagctctctcaccatcacagctcaaggggtgtgtccaagctgctgcagctctctcaccatcacagctcaaggggtgtgtccaagctgctgcagctctctcaccatcacagctcaaggggtgtgtccaagctgctgcagctctctcaccatcacagctcaaggggtgtgtccaagctgctgcagctctctcaccatcacagctcaaggggtgtgtccaagctgctgcagctctctcaccatcacagctcaaggggtgtgtccaagctgctgcagctctctcactatcacagctcaaggggtgtgtccaagctgctgcagctctctcactatcacagctcaaggggtgtgtccaagctgctgcagctctctcactatcacagctcaaggggtgtgtccaagctgctgcagctctctatcacagctGCTGAAAGATGATCTGGCTAGTGGTAGTGCATCCAGTATGAAGAAACAGGGACAAGaaccaacagcaggtggcactatgcaGATAGATTGTATTacataactcagtggctatattacatttttaattatatgcaattactagctgaaggacccggcttcacttgGGTATATTTAAGGTTTATGTGTCGCTGAAAGAAAAAGCGACAGTAGCCACTATAACCGTGACCTTCACACCTCCCCACCCACAGTGCGCCGTCTAAttaaaatgggaccttcacagcagcctgcccctttaacagcgagttccacagcaccccacccccttcagTGATTTCCACAGAGACTCACCCCCTTAAccatgacctctacagcacccgccccttaacactgaccataggttacagtccccttaactgtgacctccaccattctcggctcccttaacagagacctccacagtgacctcacagtaccccgctgcccctttaatagtggcctccacagtcccctcctcccttaacagtaaccttcacagtgcccaccccttttacagtgacctccacatcagcctgcctccttaacagtaatatccacagtgccctcccctttaacagtgacctccacagcagccatccctttattagtgatctccacagtaccccgtctccttaacactgaccttcatagcagaccgcccccttaactgtgacctccaccgtttcCTGTTCCCTTAACAGTGGACTCCACAGCGacgtgcccctttaacagtgacctccacagcggtcacccctttattagtgacctccacagtacccagtctccttaacagtgatttccacaacatcccgcccccttaacggtGGCTTCTAAAGCAATCTGCCCCTCAGCACTGACTTCCATAGCGGACCGTACCCTTAAttgtgacttccacagcagcctgcccctagggtggccagaggtccagctttagaggacagtccagctttcagactcagtcttccgtccggcgcagggcctggacatgCAGAATTATGTattgaatgtgatgtaggaggggtgggtggacacattgtggcaggtggtgtgcctgggctccttcctgcaagtatgacacccctctgggcaccttactggctcatttgcataccaaataaactggattttcagaggataaaaaaaaacaaaaaacgtctatTGCTGGtctgctggaacaaaggcacatctggaaataaagtactaagtgctattacactatggctttacttcaatagcgattatcctggtgacagatttcctttaaagctgacctacagcagtgaagaaaaatggctgggttgttatggaaacctggtgtaaaaatgtgtgtatgtggagactaagggcctgcaagcttctattggctgataagggtcatgtgaccaggcttctattggccaatgcatttttttgggaatatctcaggaacggtatgtgctagagagctgagacccggtctaaaagcTTCTCTGACACCTGATgtatctgtgtgccaaattttgtgattgcacCGTCGGATtgacagattcctttagcggacatacatacacacaaactcagatttatatattagataaaagtattcagatccagttgctggattaaaagaaaaaaaaaaaaaaaaaaaagtaatattttccATGGAACAACCTCCTGTGCACAACCTAGCAACCGCTTTTTGCCTGCAGCGTGTTAGTTCTGTCCCCTTCTATTCAACGTTTGCCACAAGTTACACATGCAACTAGGAGGAAGAGAGAATACAGAAAGAGCTGTGTGATGAAATTACTAATGCCatgtgagggatgagaatccattttgtataaacatgtcctccatcttgtgcaTATGTGGAAAATTACTGAGCCAGCTGTGAAGGATGAGGGGGGAAGGTTCTGTGAATAAACCAAATGTCCTAGCTACAAGGCCAAGGTAAGCAGCTTCCTCGCTCCCCTTAGAGTTTGATATCCAAGAAAGTTATGTTTTGTTTTCTTAGTTTCGGAATGAAGAATGTCAACTTTgagataagatgctgcagaaACATTTTAATTAGAAGAATTCTAGTATAGTATAGTGCGGAAGTATTGCCTTTTATGAATAACGAATCAAATCATtagttttgttatttattttgtaaTTTGTTATAAAGATGTATACATGTGAACTAAAGAGAGGGTCTGCAGTGTGTCTGTGTCAGCTCTCCGAGTGCTCATAAAGAAAACTTCAGTTGGGACCCCGACAATTATAGAGGTGGGGGTTTTGCCCAAACAGCCGCCACCAACATGGGCCCTAAAACAAGCATTATTTAATGTGCACCGATAGGTTCACATCAGCACTGAAGGCTCAGCCTGCAGTGCTAGTTTGTCTAGTTAAATGACAGGCACCAGGATCTCGgcggaccccattacagtcagTGGAGTCTGATGCTGTTGGTGGCCCTCTTACTACCGATCTGGCATGGACATTATTTTGTTGTTCTGCCTGAACCGTATGGCTGCCTAGTTATTTCTTACCTTGAGCCACTGAATCTGACTGCACATCTCCGTCATAGTTCTTGCAGGCCCAGATGAAGCCGCCCTCAGATTTCATGGCTTGAGCCACCATATCATCTATAAGCCTATGCTCATACCAGATCTTTTTTTCTTCAAACTGTGATTTGTATTCTCTGTAGGCAAAAGAATATACGTGTGATTCACCTCTGATATATGGCTGCTTCAGGGATGAAACAATGTAACAGAACTTGGACAAAAGCAGAATGCATTTCTAGGAGTGTCTTCTGCAATGAGGCATGTACCAGAGTGTGGGCAATGTAAATGGGATTCACTATACGGCTAGCTGAATGGGCATTCACCACTGTAATATGACGGCGTGAGATTGCCAGCAGGCCAAAAATCAGCACTTCTGAATGTATCCCACGAGTCATTGTTAATACACAAGCCATACATATACTCTGAGGATTTTCCACCACAGATTACAATGCTACAGATCTGCCGCACGCTATGGTACATGGATTTTACCAAATCTCATCCATCACTGCAGAAAAGCTTTGAATCCTAAACTAACCTGCTCTTGAAAAGAGACATTTTCTCCAATAAGATTATAAAGTTTCTCATATTTGCTTGTACTATTGATATATACAAACTTTGTGGAAACTACAAtgtctagttaaaggggtttttccatctcagacaatgggggcatattgctaggatatgcccccagtctgatggtgtgggtcccacctctgggacctacatCGTGAACGGACGCCTGAAGattgtggagggcacactgcacacacacagctgccatcctttcatttctatggggccgcttttggtggtggccggaccctgaAAAACCCATGTCCTCCGGCCAGCAccttccccgctctgttctcagtgtagaTGCCAATCCCacctccttgcgatatgcccccattgtctgagatggtaaGTACTGCAGCCTTTGAATAGCGGGGtacaatttaaatatatatgtaattatgGATCATCTAACTTTTTCACATGAAAATCCAGTGGAACATAGAACGAAAATACATATATACTTCTCATAGATCTCCTGGAAAATATCCTTGAAACGACCATCATATCGCTTGAGAATTGTGTTTTTGGTGCTCATATACAAAGGCCAACTTTTAACCAGTGCCATCTGGAAGGAACTGTGAGCAAAATCTCTAATGGATTGATCA from Bufo gargarizans isolate SCDJY-AF-19 chromosome 8, ASM1485885v1, whole genome shotgun sequence encodes the following:
- the IDH1 gene encoding isocitrate dehydrogenase [NADP] cytoplasmic, with product MSKKISGGSVVEMQGDEMTRVIWDLIKDKLILPYVELDLHSYDLGMENRDLTDDKVTIEAAEAIQKYNVGIKCATITPDEKRVEEFKLKQMWKSPNGTIRNILGGTVFREAIICKNIPRLVSGWVKPIIIGRHAYGDQYRATDFVVPGPGTVEISFTPKDGGQPIKYVVHNFEDCGGVALGMYNTDQSIRDFAHSSFQMALVKSWPLYMSTKNTILKRYDGRFKDIFQEIYEKEYKSQFEEKKIWYEHRLIDDMVAQAMKSEGGFIWACKNYDGDVQSDSVAQGYGSLGMMTSVLICPDGKTVEAEAAHGTVTRHYRMHQKGQETSTNPIASIFAWTRGLEHRAKLDHNNELKNFATALEEVCIETIEAGFMTKDLAACIKGLPNVQRSDYLNTFEFLDKLAENLQLKLAAQAKL